The nucleotide window GACCTGGCGCTCGGCGAACCCTGGTGCAGCCCCCCGAGTGCCCCGCCGCCGGCGGGTGAGGACCGCTTCGCCTCCGTTCCGGACGAGGGGTTCTTCGCCGCATTCGAGGCGGCGGCGTCGGAGCGCGAGGCGTGCGGAGCAGAGGGCGCCCTGCGCGCGCGGCTCGAGCGCGCGCTGCGGCGTGCGTTGCAGTCGCTCGAGAAGAAGCGCGCGCAGCTCGAGGCCGATGCGGGGGGCGGCGAGGAGGCACGGCGGCTGCGCCGGGAGGGCGAGCTCCTGAAGGGCGTCGTCGGGGCCCTGCGGCCGGGCGCGCGCGAGGCGCGTGCGCGCGACTTCGCGAGCGGGGAGGAGGTGGTGATCGCGCTCGACCCGGCGGTGGCGCCGCGCGTCCAGCTCGACGAGCGCTTCCGGCGCGCGCGCAAGGCCGAGAAGCGCGCCCTGCGTGCCCTGCGCGAGCTCGGCGAGGTGGAGGCACGCGCGGAGTCGCTCGCGGCGCTGCAGCGGGAGCTCGACGAGGCGACCGCCGCGGGTGCGGACGGTGAGCGGCTGCGTCCGTTCGCCGAGCGGCCGGAGGTGGCGCGGCTGCTGGCGCGCTTCGCGCCCGCGCCGGAGCGGGCCGGCAGCGCGCCGGCGCCGGCCGCCGAGGGGCCGGCGAAGCGGGTCTGGCGGCTCGGCAAGCACGAGCTGTCGGCGCGCCAGACCCCGCGCGTCTACACGAGCGCCGACGGCCTCGAGATCTGGGTCGGGCGCAACGACGAGAGCAACGACCTGCTCTCGACCCGCCTCGCGCGCGGCAACGACCTCTTCTTCCACCTCGACGCCTCCCCGGGCAGCCACGTCGTGCTGCGCACGGAGGGCCGCCCCGATCCGCCCTCCGCGTCGGTGCTCGACGCCTGCGAGCTCGCCGTCCACTTCTCGAAGGCCCGCCACGCGCCGAGCGCCGACGTGCTGGTGGCGCCGGTCAAGAACGTCCGCAAGCCGCGCGGCGCCAAGCCCGGCCTCGTCTTCGTGACGGGAGGGCGGCACGTGCGCCTGCGCCGGGACCCGGCCCGGCTCGCGCGCCTCCTGCGCGCGGAGCCCTCGGACTGAGCGATTCGCCTGCTCCGCGAGCGGCGTCCCAGCTCCCGAGTGGCGCGGTCAGAGCTCGCCGCTGGTGAGGAGCGCCTGGAAGGCCGCAACCACGCGCGGGTCGAACTGGGTGCCGCTGCCGGCCTCGATCCGGCGTACCGCCTCGGCGCGCTCGAGGGCGGGCTTGTAGCTCGAGGCGCTGGTCATGCTGTCGAAGGCCTCGCACAGGCCGATGATCCGGGCCTCGAGCGGACTCGCCTCGCCGGCGAGTCCGTCGGGATAGCCCTGGCCGTCGAACCACTCGTGGTGGTGCAGGACGAGCGGCGCGATCTCGCTCCAGAGCTGGATGGGCGCCAGCATGCGGTGGCCGAGCGCCGGGTGCTGGCGGTAGGCCTTGGGGTCGCCGAGCCGCGCCGGCGGGATGCGCAGCATGCCGACGTCGTGCAGGAGCGCCGCGAAGTGGAGCCGCTGGCGGCTCTCCTCGTCGAGCGCGAGCGAGCGGCCGAGCCGGTTCGCCAGCTCGGCGACGCGCCGCGAGTGGCCCGATTGGACGTCGAGGTGGGCGTCGAGCGCCGCCACCAGCAGGTCGGTCACGTGCACGAAGAAGTTGCGCTGGGCCTGGGCGAGCTGGGCGCGCCGCCCCGCCACCGACGCCAGGGTGCCGAGCGTCTCGAGCGCCCCTGCGTCGGCCGACAGCAAGGGGTGTCGATCAGCGGCCACCACCGCCAGCACGCCGGCGCCGGGCATCGGGACCGCGGCGGCCGTGGTGTGACCGCCACGCCCGCCGAGCAGGGCCGGTCGCTGGTCGCGAAGCGCCTGGGTCACGAGCGCAGCCAGCGGTGCGCCGAGCCGATCGAAGCAGCCGGCCTCGCCCGCGGCTGCGAGCAGCTTGGGCGGCTCGCCTTCGGCGGGCGCGAGCAGGCCGGCGGCGCGCGCCTCGGCCATGCGCAGCGCGGCGGCCACCGCGGCGGCGCCTGCCGCGGCCGGGTCCGGCGCCTCGGCCAGCCGGCCGGCCGCGTCGAGCAGCGCCGCCAGTCGCTCGTTGTCGCGGCGCATCGTGGCGACGGTGCGCCAGGTGACCCGCCGCAGCGCCAGGAACGAGCCCGCCGAGAGCATCGCGATCGAGAGCGCGAGCCCGATCAGACCGAAGCGCGGCGCTCCGTCGGGCAGCGCCGGGAGCACCCAGCGCTCGAGGACGAGCGCCAGCGCCAGGAGCGGCACCACGGCGCCCAGCAGGTAGGCGACGAAGGCCGCCCGGTCGAGCGACCACGAGAAGATCGAGAGGCGGTGGGCCTGGCGCGGCACGGGCGCGCCTATCGACCGCCCGGTGCAGGAGCTGAAGGGGGCCTGGCGACCCGGTCTCCGGTTCAGA belongs to Deltaproteobacteria bacterium and includes:
- a CDS encoding NFACT RNA binding domain-containing protein, producing MSLAELRRAVALVERTLSGARVERVVVPDERRVVLGLHAKGSADANLLLCAEPATARLSCLAERPAAPPSPPVFAQLLRARLGAARLTGAELLGEDRQALLRFAGEAGEHALLLALLGPRSNAYLLDAQERVVGALRPLAATRRDLALGEPWCSPPSAPPPAGEDRFASVPDEGFFAAFEAAASEREACGAEGALRARLERALRRALQSLEKKRAQLEADAGGGEEARRLRREGELLKGVVGALRPGAREARARDFASGEEVVIALDPAVAPRVQLDERFRRARKAEKRALRALRELGEVEARAESLAALQRELDEATAAGADGERLRPFAERPEVARLLARFAPAPERAGSAPAPAAEGPAKRVWRLGKHELSARQTPRVYTSADGLEIWVGRNDESNDLLSTRLARGNDLFFHLDASPGSHVVLRTEGRPDPPSASVLDACELAVHFSKARHAPSADVLVAPVKNVRKPRGAKPGLVFVTGGRHVRLRRDPARLARLLRAEPSD
- a CDS encoding HD domain-containing protein, with protein sequence MPRQAHRLSIFSWSLDRAAFVAYLLGAVVPLLALALVLERWVLPALPDGAPRFGLIGLALSIAMLSAGSFLALRRVTWRTVATMRRDNERLAALLDAAGRLAEAPDPAAAGAAAVAAALRMAEARAAGLLAPAEGEPPKLLAAAGEAGCFDRLGAPLAALVTQALRDQRPALLGGRGGHTTAAAVPMPGAGVLAVVAADRHPLLSADAGALETLGTLASVAGRRAQLAQAQRNFFVHVTDLLVAALDAHLDVQSGHSRRVAELANRLGRSLALDEESRQRLHFAALLHDVGMLRIPPARLGDPKAYRQHPALGHRMLAPIQLWSEIAPLVLHHHEWFDGQGYPDGLAGEASPLEARIIGLCEAFDSMTSASSYKPALERAEAVRRIEAGSGTQFDPRVVAAFQALLTSGEL